From the Mangifera indica cultivar Alphonso chromosome 10, CATAS_Mindica_2.1, whole genome shotgun sequence genome, one window contains:
- the LOC123227400 gene encoding universal stress protein A-like protein, producing the protein METTTTAAKASVAILQPEKEKKLKMMVCIDDSEESFYALKWSLDNLYCIAGLTAGPSQDGSDGCKLTIVHVQHPFQHFLFPAGPGAATSYATPSMVESVRKAQEENSAALLSRALQMCYHKLVKAETLILEGDPKDMICQAAEQMHIDLLVLGSRGLGKIKRAFLGSVSDYCAHHAVCPITIVKPPKGQTKKE; encoded by the exons ATGGAGACGACGACTACAGCTGCAAAGGCGTCAGTGGCGATACTGCAACCggaaaaagagaagaaactgAAGATGATGGTGTGCATTGATGACAGTGAAGAGAGCTTCTATGCACTAAAATGGAGTCTCGATAATCTATATTGTATCGCCGGCTTAACTGCGGGACCAAGCCAGGATGGCTCCGACGGCTGCAAGCTCACTATTGTTCATGTTCAACATCCTTTTCAGCACTTCCTCTTCCCCGCCGGTCCCGGTGCTGCAA CATCTTATGCAACACCTTCAATGGTGGAATCTGTGAGGAAAGCCCAGGAAGAAAATTCTGCTGCTCTACTATCCCGTGCGCTACAGATGTGCTATCATAAGCTg GTGAAAGCAGAAACTCTGATTCTGGAAGGAGATCCCAAGGACATGATTTGTCAAGCTGCAGAACAAATGCACATTGATCTTCTTGTTCTGGGAAGCCGCGGCCTCGGCAAGATTAAAAG AGCTTTTTTGGGCAGTGTAAGTGACTATTGTGCGCACCACGCGGTGTGCCCTATTACCATCGTGAAGCCGCCCAAGGGACAAACCAAGAAGGAGTAG
- the LOC123227284 gene encoding leucine-rich repeat receptor protein kinase HPCA1-like yields the protein MPKFCQALSGMAPSRRFLLFAVFNTLFCFKVQLVSCVTDSRDAAALQSLKDSWQNIPPSWKNSNDPCGAWEGVVCNDSRVTALGLSTMGLAGKLSGDIGGLTELKSLDLSFNKDLTGSLSPRIGDLLKLNILILAGCSFTGEIPDEIGNLGELSFLALNSNNFSGRIPPSLGKLSKLYWLDLADNQLTGSIPVSTNNSPGLDQLKNAKHFHFNKNQLSGTISPQLFSSSMELIHVLFDGNQLTGTIPSTLGLVQTLEVLRLDRNDLTGEVPFSLNNLSSVNELNLARNNLTGPFPDFSQLNSLNYVDLSNNSFDPSEAPLWFSTLASLTTLIAEYGSLQGAVPPKVFGFQQIQQVKMKSNAFNDTLNLGVTIGPALQLVDFENNQISKLTVDSGYKNYTLILVGNPVCSSDLSNMNYCQVQQQLTKPYSTSLANCAGRSCPSDQKLSPQSCECAYPYEGTMYFRGPSFRELSNVNLFHELEMSLWVKMELNPGSVFLQNPFFNIDDYLQVQVALFPSTGRYFNRTEVQRIGFRLSNQTYKPPKEFGPYYFIAMPYPFPESHKGTSLSTNVVAGIASAGALLFLCLLGIGFYAFRQKKRAERAIGMSKPFASWVPSGKDSGGAPQLKGARWFSYDELKKCTSNFSESNEIGSGGYGKVYRGVLPDGQVAIKRAQQGSMQGGLEFKTEIELLSRVHHKNLVGLVGFCFEQGEQMLVYEFLPSGTLRESLSGRSGIQLDWKRRLRIALGSARGLAYLHELANPPIIHRDIKSTNILLDENLTAKVSDFGLSKLVSDSSKGHVSTQVKGTLGYLDPEYYMTQQLTEKSDVYSFGVVMLELVAARQPIEKGKYIVREVRMAMNKNDEEYYGLKEIIDPTIRNTGLTGFRRFVDLAMQCVEESAADRPTMSEVVKAIETLLQNDGLNTNSTSASSSATDFGTTKGVIRHIYGENMPKKDVSDSDHAFDYSGGCALSAKVEPK from the exons atGCCAAAATTTTGTCAAGCTCTCTCAGGCATGGCACCCTCTCGCAGATTCTTGCTCTTCGCCGTCTTCAACACTTTGTTTTGCTTCAAAGTTCAGCTTGTTTCTTGTGTTACAGACTCTAGAGATG CTGCGGCTCTCCAATCCTTGAAGGATTCATGGCAAAATATACCTCCAAGCTGGAAAAACTCAAATGACCCTTGTGGAGCCTGGGAAGGAGTTGTGTGCAACGATTCAAGGGTGACTGCATT GGGATTATCAACCATGGGCTTGGCAGGGAAACTGAGTGGAGATATTGGAGGGCTTACAGAATTGAAATCCTT GGATCTGTCATTCAATAAAGACCTCACAGGTTCGCTCTCTCCACGGATAGGAGATCTTCTGAAGTTGAATATCCT AATCTTAGCGGGATGCAGTTTCACTGGTGAAATTCCTGATGAAATAGGCAATTTGGGAGAGCTATCTTTCTT GGCGCTGAACTCAAACAACTTCAGCGGTAGAATTCCTCCTTCTTTAGGTAAACTCTCCAAGCTTTACTGGCTGGACCTGGCAGACAATCAGTTGACCGGATCAATCCCAGTTTCAACCAACAACTCTCCAGGATTGGACCAACTTAAAAATGCTAAGCACTT CCATTTCAACAAGAACCAGCTTTCTGGTACCATTTCCCCACAACTTTTCAGCTCCAGCATGGAACTGATACATGT ATTATTTGATGGAAATCAACTTACTGGGACCATTCCTAGCACATTAGGACTTGTTCAGACTCTTGAGGTTCT CCGGCTTGACAGAAATGATCTAACCGGAGAGGTACCATTTAGTCTCAATAACCTTAGCAGCGTCAATGAATT GAATCTAGCTCGCAACAATCTAACAGGCCCTTTTCCAGACTTCAGTCAACTGAATTCCCTAAATTATGT GGATCTTAGCAACAATTCATTTGATCCATCAGAAGCTCCACTTTGGTTCTCAACCTTAGCATCACTCACCACTCT GATTGCAGAATATGGATCACTTCAAGGGGCTGTTCCACCGAAAGTCTTCGGTTTTCAGCAGATACAACAAGT GAAAATGAAGAGCAATGCTTTTAATGACACTTTGAATCTAGGAGTCACTATTGGTCCAGCTTTGCAGCTCGTTGATTTTGAGAACAACCAAATCTCTAAACTAACAGTAGATTCTGGATACAAAAACTATACATTAAT ACTTGTAGGGAATCCTGTATGCTCCTCAGACCTCTCAAACATGAACTACTGCCAGGTTCAGCAACAATTGACCAAGCCATATTCGACCAGCCTGGCTAATTGTGCTGGCAGGTCATGTCCCTCAGATCAGAAGCTCAGCCCTCAGAGTTGTGAATGTGCCTATCCATATGAAGGGACAATGTACTTCAGAGGACCCTCCTTCAGGGAATTGTCTAATGTGAACCTGTTTCATGAACTAGAAATGAGCCTGTGGGTGAAAATGGAGCTCAACCCTGGTTCAGTCTTTCTTCAGAATCCCTTCTTCAATATTGATGACTACCTTCAAGTTCAGGTTGCACTCTTTCCATCTACTGGAAGGTACTTTAACAGGACAGAAGTTCAGAGAATTGGATTTCGATTAAGTAATCAAACTTACAAGCCCCCTAAAGAGTTTGGTCCCTACTATTTCATTGCGATGCCTTATCCTTTTCCAG AATCACATAAAGGAACTTCTCTTAGCACCAATGTAGTTGCTGGCATAGCAAGTGCAGGTGCCCTTCTATTTCTATGCCTTCTGGGAATTGGGTTTTATGCTTTCCGGCAAAAGAAACGTGCAGAAAGAGCCATTGGAATGAGTAAACCATTTG CATCCTGGGTACCCAGCGGCAAAGACAGTGGTGGTGCACCACAATTAAAGGGAGCAAGATGGTTCTCTTATGATGAACTTAAAAAATGCACAAGTAATTTCTCTGAAAGCAACGAGATAGGGTCTGGAGGCTATGGCAAG GTCTATAGAGGAGTGCTTCCTGATGGACAAGTGGCAATTAAAAGAGCCCAGCAAGGATCAATGCAGGGAGGGCTTGAGTTCAAGACTGAAATCGAATTGCTTTCACGAGTTCATCATAAGAATCTAGTTGGCCTTGTCGGTTTTTGTTTCGAACAAGGAGAACAGATGCTAGTTTATGAATTTCTCCCCAGTGGAACACTCAGGGAGAGCTTGTCAG GGAGATCTGGCATTCAACTTGACTGGAAAAGGAGACTTCGAATAGCTCTGGGCTCAGCAAGAGGTCTAGCTTACCTACATGAGCTTGCAAATCCTCCTATTATCCACAGAGATATCAAGTCCACCAACATTCTGTTGGATGAAAATTTAACAGCTAAAGTTTCAGATTTTGGCTTGTCTAAGCTTGTATCAGACAGTTCAAAAGGACATGTTTCAACTCAAGTCAAAGGCACACTG GGTTATCTTGATCCTGAATATTACATGACTCAACAACTAACTGAGAAGAGTGATGTGTACAGTTTTGGAGTGGTCATGCTAGAACTTGTAGCAGCTAGGCAGCCCATAGAGAAAGGAAAGTACATAGTTCGTGAAGTTAGAATGGCGATGAATAAGAATGATGAAGAGTATTACGGATTGAAGGAGATAATAGATCCCACCATTAGAAACACAGGACTTACAGGCTTTAGAAGGTTTGTGGATTTGGCAATGCAATGTGTTGAAGAATCAGCTGCAGATCGTCCTACAATGAGTGAGGTGGTTAAGGCCATCGAAACCCTTTTGCAGAATGATGGATTGAACACAAACTCAACTTCAGCATCATCATCTGCAACAGATTTTGGCACTACAAAGGGAGTTATTAGGCATATTTATGGCGAAAACATGCCGAAAAAGGATGTCAGTGACAGTGATCATGCCTTTGATTACAGTGGTGGATGTGCACTTTCTGCAAAAGTTGAACCCAAGTAA